Proteins co-encoded in one Candida albicans SC5314 chromosome 3, complete sequence genomic window:
- the SOL1 gene encoding Sol1p (Cell cycle regulator; partial functional homolog of S. cerevisiae Sic1p; protein degradation regulated by SCF(CDC4) pathway; CDK phosphorylation predicted), producing MSSSNDTPSLFVTPQTPPRQQQRRKSNTGAISTPVASSVLLTPSTTTKKPTRTPVSQKRKQGVQLSPPQANKFPFTPITPQKSPCKTRKNLDLFTSNEKFGLLLPSPSTIGSGRCHNSFTQAPPPLFDLKKVNEFKVPKTPAKQIIDNSRTKESENEDDWEVMDIDEVAKIPRAKLRNPFIDTFEPTSPVTPEESTGDRINYDTHMELINSKTGKKRVVKLTKNQMKIKPKRLSFDNI from the coding sequence ATGTCCTCTTCTAATGATACACCATCTTTATTTGTCACACCACAAACACCACCAAGACAGCAACAAAGGAGAAAAAGTAATACAGGAGCTATATCTACACCCGTTGCCTCATCAGTATTATTAACTCCatctacaacaacaaaaaaaccTACAAGAACTCCAGTATCacagaaaagaaaacaagGTGTACAGTTGTCTCCACCACAGGCAAACAAATTCCCCTTTACTCCAATCACCCCTCAAAAATCACCATGCAAGACAAGAAAGAATTTGGATTTATTCACTAGTAACGAAAAATTTGGCTTATTGTTACCATCGCCATCCACTATTGGTTCTGGTAGATGTCATAACTCTTTCACGCAAGCTCCACCtccattatttgatttgaagaaGGTTAATGAGTTTAAAGTACCTAAGACACCCgcaaaacaaattatagACAACTCTAGAACAAAAGAATcagaaaatgaagatgacTGGGAAGTGATGGACATAGATGAAGTTGCCAAAATTCCTCGTGCAAAGTTGAGGAACCCTTTTATAGACACTTTTGAACCAACGAGTCCGGTTACACCTGAGGAGAGTACTGGAGATAGAATTAACTATGACACACATATGGAATTGATAAACAGTAAAACTGGTAAGAAAAGAGTTGTAAAGTTAACAAAgaatcaaatgaaaatcAAACCAAAGAGATTATCGTTTGATAATATATAA